The Gemmatimonadaceae bacterium DNA segment GTCCGTGATCGGGAAGAGATCCTTGAAGACGCGCTCGAGCCCGATGTCCTCTCTGTCGTGCAGAGTGGCATCCAGTTGCAGCAACGATTCGAACGCGCGCGTCTGGATGTCGAGCAAATGGGGCATGTTCATGCCCGGATCGAGCTTCGCGAAAGAGATTTCCTTCATCAATTCTGGCATTTATCACCTACGGCACAGGCGCAAACAGCTCCACCCCTGGAGTTCGCGAAATTTTCGCGAGACCAGGTTGGCGCAAACGGAAGAACTTCAGTTGTGGAACGACGTGACAAATCGTGCATATCGTCGAAGTGGGAGTGAGGGTTGGGGTCGCGCGGTTCTGGCTGGAGTGCGGCCGGACGAGTTGTGTTTCGTCCGGCTCGCAGTCCGAGGCCCAAGCCGGTGATCCCGGGCCCTTACTTCACTTCGACGACGGCGCCCTGGTCCTCGAGCCTGGCCCTCATCGAGGCTGCTTCGTCCTTCGTGACGCCCACCTTCACGGCGCTTGGGGCGCTATCGACGAGGTCCTTGGCTTCCTTGAGACCGAGGCCGGTCAGCTCGCGCACGACCTTGATGACCTGGATCTTCTTGGCGCCCGCTTCCTTGAGGTTGACCGTGAACTCGGTCTGCTCTTCGACGGCGGGGGCGGCAGCGGCACCAGCTCCGCCGGCGGCGGGAGCGGCGGGGGCAGCCGCCGTGATGGTGACGTTGAACTTCGTCTTGAAAGACTCGATCAGCTCGGCGAGCTCGAAAACCGACATGTTGCCGATTGCGTCGAGAATCTCATCTTTGCTCATGGTTGCGTTGGCCATTGTAGTATTTCTCCGGAAAAATTAGGCGCCTTCGCGCTGTGACTTGAGCGCGTCGAGCGCGCCTGCAAACATGTAAAGAAGCCCGTTGAGCGCGCCCACGAAGGCCGCCATCGGGGACTGCAGACCAGCACCGAGCTCTGCCAGCATCTGCTCACGGGACGGCAGCGACGCCAACTTCTTCACCTGCGCGGCGTCCACCGGCTTCCCACCGAGCATGCCGCCCTTTACCGCGGGCTTCTGCTCGAACTCCCTCGCGAAATCCGTCAGGACCTTGGCGGCCGCCACCGGATCCGTTCCGAACACCAGACCTGTCGGGCCCTTGAGGCGCTCTCCAACCAGTCCGCTTTCGTTGACCGCGCGAAGCGCCAACGTGTTCTTGATCACGACGTAGTTGACGCCTGCCCGCTTGAGGCGGCGGCGAAGCTCCGTCATGCGCTTCACGTTGAGACCCGTGAAGTCAGTGTAGTAGAGCGACTTCGCTCCCTGAAGCTTGTCCCTGAGCTC contains these protein-coding regions:
- the rplL gene encoding 50S ribosomal protein L7/L12; the encoded protein is MANATMSKDEILDAIGNMSVFELAELIESFKTKFNVTITAAAPAAPAAGGAGAAAAPAVEEQTEFTVNLKEAGAKKIQVIKVVRELTGLGLKEAKDLVDSAPSAVKVGVTKDEAASMRARLEDQGAVVEVK
- the rplJ gene encoding 50S ribosomal protein L10, which translates into the protein MKRTEKEQLVSELRDKLQGAKSLYYTDFTGLNVKRMTELRRRLKRAGVNYVVIKNTLALRAVNESGLVGERLKGPTGLVFGTDPVAAAKVLTDFAREFEQKPAVKGGMLGGKPVDAAQVKKLASLPSREQMLAELGAGLQSPMAAFVGALNGLLYMFAGALDALKSQREGA